The Micromonospora sp. R77 genome segment TCGCCGCGGTCGAGGAAGATGCCGCGGCACTCGCCGCACTGGTCGATGACGACACCGCTGCGCTCGTACTGGCGCATGTCTCCGTGACATTTGGGGCAGGTGAGCTGCATGGCACCGACGGTACCGGGTGGGCTCACGCGGTGGTGGCGAGCGCCTCGGTGACCTCGTCGTCGGAGACCTCGTGGAAGTCGTCGTAGTACGCGCCGACCGCACCGAAGTCCGGCGGCAGCTGGGCGGCGACCACCTGGTCCGCCTCGGGGGCCAGCAGGTCGTACGCCTGCTCGGCGCC includes the following:
- a CDS encoding zf-TFIIB domain-containing protein, translating into MQLTCPKCHGDMRQYERSGVVIDQCGECRGIFLDRG